One Actinospica robiniae DSM 44927 genomic region harbors:
- a CDS encoding cysteine desulfurase family protein, whose translation MTYLDHAATTPMHPDAIAAVNAQFALVGNANSLHGPGRAARRVVEESREAVAAALGARPSHVVFTGGGTEADNLAVKGLYWARRAEDPRRVRIVAARIEHHAVLDALFWLEQHEGAELDWLPVRPDGSVAPAALDAALAEDPQTAALVTLMWANNEVGTVLPIRELAEVAHRHGVPIHSDAIQAAGHLPLDFAESGLDALSVTGHKLGGPLGVGALLLGRETKLTALQHGGGQERDVRSGTLDTPGIAGFAAAVTAARAEQPKEYVRLCALRDRLIEGVLRAVPGAVLSGPALPEPDARPEPEAADRLPGIAHFCFPGCEGDSLLLLLDARGISCSTGSACSAGIAQPSHVLLAMGRSEELARGSLRFSLGRTSTDQDVDALLEALPAVVSRARAAGLS comes from the coding sequence ATGACCTACCTCGACCACGCGGCGACCACGCCCATGCATCCCGACGCGATCGCGGCGGTCAACGCCCAGTTCGCGCTCGTCGGCAATGCGAACTCGCTGCACGGCCCGGGCCGCGCCGCGCGCCGGGTCGTGGAGGAGTCGCGCGAGGCGGTGGCCGCCGCGCTCGGCGCCCGGCCCAGCCATGTGGTGTTCACCGGCGGCGGCACCGAGGCCGACAACCTCGCGGTCAAGGGCCTGTACTGGGCCCGGCGCGCCGAGGACCCGCGCCGGGTGCGGATCGTGGCGGCCAGGATCGAGCACCACGCCGTCCTCGACGCCCTGTTCTGGCTCGAGCAGCACGAGGGCGCCGAGCTGGACTGGCTGCCGGTGCGCCCGGACGGCTCGGTCGCCCCGGCCGCGCTCGACGCCGCGCTGGCCGAGGACCCGCAGACCGCCGCACTGGTCACCCTGATGTGGGCGAACAACGAGGTCGGCACGGTGCTGCCGATCCGCGAACTGGCCGAGGTGGCGCACCGGCACGGCGTGCCGATCCACTCCGACGCGATCCAGGCCGCGGGCCACCTCCCGCTGGACTTCGCCGAGAGCGGGCTCGACGCGCTCAGCGTCACCGGCCACAAGCTCGGCGGCCCGCTCGGGGTGGGCGCGCTGCTGCTGGGCCGGGAGACGAAGCTGACCGCGCTGCAGCACGGCGGCGGCCAGGAGCGCGACGTGCGCTCCGGCACCCTGGACACCCCCGGCATCGCCGGCTTCGCCGCGGCCGTCACCGCTGCCCGGGCCGAGCAGCCCAAGGAGTACGTGCGGCTGTGCGCCTTGCGGGACCGGCTGATCGAGGGCGTGCTGCGCGCGGTCCCGGGCGCGGTGCTCTCCGGTCCGGCGCTGCCCGAGCCGGACGCGCGGCCCGAGCCGGAGGCCGCCGACCGGCTGCCCGGCATCGCGCACTTCTGCTTCCCCGGCTGCGAGGGCGACTCCCTGCTGCTCCTCCTCGACGCCCGCGGCATCTCCTGCTCCACCGGCTCCGCCTGCTCGGCCGGCATCGCCCAGCCCAGCCACGTCCTGCTGGCCATGGGCCGCAGCGAGGAACTGGCCCGCGGCTCGCTGCGTTTCTCGCTCGGCCGCACCTCGACCGATCAGGACGTCGACGCTCTGCTCGAGGCCCTGCCCGCGGTCGTCAGCCGGGCCCGGGCCGCCGGGCTGAGCTGA
- a CDS encoding Uma2 family endonuclease, which translates to MANDEEEWDMYAPVLPATPPDGWTLENLPPDLPKHTELIRGALVMSPQKSWHLVIVRMLEGELLKQAPDAYRVLREMAVRKSPRSAPEPDISIVRAEAFDLDKSVYLPQDIVLAAEVVSPESEERDREDKPAMYAMMGIASFWLIERGEDDDPVVHEHRLVGDRFEWKRAHVGRLVTDVPFALDIPLRVPSR; encoded by the coding sequence ATGGCGAACGACGAGGAGGAATGGGACATGTACGCCCCGGTGTTGCCGGCTACGCCGCCCGATGGCTGGACGCTCGAGAACCTCCCTCCGGATCTGCCGAAGCACACCGAGCTGATCCGGGGGGCGCTCGTCATGAGCCCGCAGAAGAGCTGGCATCTGGTTATCGTCCGGATGCTCGAAGGCGAATTGCTCAAGCAGGCGCCGGATGCATACCGCGTGCTCCGGGAAATGGCCGTGCGGAAGAGTCCGCGATCCGCTCCGGAACCGGACATCTCCATCGTTCGCGCCGAGGCCTTCGACTTGGATAAGTCGGTCTATCTCCCGCAGGACATCGTTCTCGCCGCCGAGGTCGTCTCGCCTGAATCCGAGGAGCGCGACCGCGAGGACAAGCCCGCCATGTACGCGATGATGGGCATCGCCTCATTCTGGCTGATCGAGCGTGGCGAGGACGACGATCCGGTGGTGCACGAGCACCGGCTGGTCGGCGACCGGTTCGAGTGGAAGCGCGCCCACGTGGGCCGACTGGTGACCGACGTCCCGTTCGCCCTCGACATCCCCTTGCGCGTCCCGTCCCGGTAG
- the mnmA gene encoding tRNA 2-thiouridine(34) synthase MnmA, which yields MRVLAAMSGGVDSAVAAARAVAAGHEVTGVHLALSRNPQSFRTGARGCCTVEDSRDARRAADVIGIPFYVWDMAERFHADVVDDFVAEYAAGRTPNPCLRCNEKIKFAAVLDKAQALGFDAVCTGHYARIVDGPDGGRELHRALDPAKDQSYVLGVLDARQLAGALFPLGDSLKTDVRAEAERLGLAVADKPDSHDVCFIADGDTRGFLAERLGTAPGKIVDSSGAVVGEHQGAYGYTIGQRKGLRIGDPAGDGRPRYVLEISPVENTVTVGTAEELAVDALDAGHVRWCGPVGRDGFDCLVQLRAHGEPVAASARYDADGGVVMLAFAASVRGIAPGQTAVLYDGSRVIGSATITATRRADAVAGA from the coding sequence ATGCGAGTACTAGCAGCGATGTCCGGCGGAGTCGACTCGGCGGTGGCGGCCGCCCGCGCGGTGGCGGCGGGGCATGAAGTGACCGGGGTGCACTTGGCGCTCTCGCGCAACCCGCAGTCCTTCCGTACCGGGGCCCGCGGCTGCTGCACCGTCGAGGATTCGCGCGACGCGCGGCGGGCCGCCGACGTGATCGGCATCCCGTTCTATGTGTGGGACATGGCCGAGCGCTTCCACGCGGACGTGGTGGACGACTTCGTCGCCGAGTACGCCGCGGGGCGCACGCCCAACCCCTGCCTGCGCTGCAACGAGAAGATCAAGTTCGCCGCGGTGCTGGACAAGGCGCAGGCGCTCGGCTTCGACGCGGTGTGCACCGGGCACTACGCGCGGATCGTGGACGGGCCGGACGGCGGGCGGGAGCTGCATCGCGCTCTGGACCCGGCCAAGGACCAGTCCTACGTCCTCGGTGTGCTCGACGCCCGGCAGCTGGCCGGCGCGCTTTTCCCGCTCGGCGACTCGCTCAAGACCGACGTGCGCGCCGAGGCGGAGCGGCTCGGGCTCGCCGTCGCGGACAAGCCGGACTCGCACGACGTCTGCTTCATCGCCGACGGCGACACCCGCGGGTTCCTGGCCGAGCGCCTCGGCACCGCGCCCGGCAAGATCGTGGACAGCTCCGGCGCCGTGGTCGGGGAGCATCAGGGGGCGTACGGGTACACCATCGGGCAGCGCAAGGGCCTGCGAATCGGGGATCCGGCCGGGGACGGGCGCCCGCGCTACGTGCTGGAGATCTCGCCGGTCGAGAACACCGTCACCGTGGGCACGGCCGAGGAGCTCGCGGTGGACGCGCTCGACGCCGGGCACGTGCGCTGGTGCGGGCCGGTCGGCCGGGACGGCTTCGACTGCCTGGTCCAGCTGCGCGCGCACGGCGAGCCGGTCGCGGCCTCGGCCCGCTACGACGCGGATGGCGGCGTGGTGATGCTGGCGTTCGCCGCGTCCGTGCGCGGCATCGCGCCGGGACAGACCGCGGTGCTCTACGACGGCAGCCGCGTCATCGGCTCGGCCACGATCACCGCGACCCGCCGGGCCGACGCGGTCGCAGGCGCCTGA
- a CDS encoding DUF4190 domain-containing protein yields MSWYVPLGPEPEDARPWPGPEPEDAIPKPLRAEKASPSTVPGLAYAARRSGASTRTAAAVRLTRINVCSLLSLVLLVLCPPAAIVFGGLGLRQIRRSGERGFGLAVFGIAAGALLTLLLALAVFVLFVLFAFPPQQ; encoded by the coding sequence ATGTCGTGGTACGTACCGCTCGGCCCGGAACCCGAGGACGCCCGGCCGTGGCCCGGGCCCGAGCCCGAGGACGCGATCCCGAAGCCGCTGCGCGCGGAGAAGGCCTCGCCCTCGACCGTGCCGGGCCTGGCCTACGCCGCGCGCAGGTCCGGCGCGAGCACGAGGACGGCCGCGGCCGTGCGGCTCACCAGGATCAACGTGTGCTCCCTGCTGTCGCTGGTCCTCCTCGTGCTCTGCCCGCCGGCCGCGATCGTCTTCGGCGGCCTGGGGCTGCGCCAGATCCGCCGTTCGGGTGAGCGCGGATTCGGCCTCGCCGTCTTCGGCATCGCCGCGGGCGCGCTGCTGACCCTGCTGCTGGCCCTGGCGGTCTTCGTCCTGTTCGTGCTCTTCGCCTTTCCGCCGCAGCAGTGA
- a CDS encoding methionine synthase — protein MTNDHRAAVPGPAASGVGSLPGGDLGAALRLVFDGLGGAPGLPYLPELPARGVGADMAGRTAALLVDLAVELAPSGWRVADAAGRDHGRAHSHLRRDLDLLEEHTQDYTGALKVQAVGPWTLAATIELKHGDKVLADRGACRDLAESLAEGLALHLAELRRRIPGAKLVLQLDEPALPGVLRGTVPTASGFGRLRSVEEPAARDLLRRVIETAAPDSPVVVHCCAPDVPFATLRGAGASAVSVDWSLLTTRQDEELAELVEAGVMLYAGVVPALDPVSSVPPGYQKFVDEILALRRIGLPPRQIAGAVVVTPSCGLAGASPQWAARAQRLCLDAAQALADVE, from the coding sequence ATGACCAACGATCACCGGGCCGCGGTCCCGGGACCAGCCGCCTCCGGCGTCGGATCGCTGCCGGGCGGTGATCTGGGAGCCGCCCTGCGCCTGGTTTTCGACGGCCTGGGTGGCGCTCCTGGCCTACCGTACCTGCCCGAGCTGCCCGCGCGGGGGGTGGGGGCGGACATGGCCGGGCGCACGGCCGCACTGCTGGTGGACCTGGCGGTGGAGCTTGCTCCGTCCGGTTGGCGGGTGGCCGACGCGGCGGGCCGCGACCACGGGCGGGCGCACAGCCATCTGCGCCGTGATCTGGACCTGCTCGAGGAGCACACCCAGGACTACACCGGCGCGCTGAAGGTGCAGGCGGTGGGGCCGTGGACGCTCGCGGCCACGATCGAGCTCAAGCACGGCGACAAGGTGCTCGCGGACCGCGGCGCCTGCCGGGACCTGGCCGAGTCGCTGGCCGAGGGCCTCGCTCTGCATCTGGCCGAGCTGCGCCGGCGGATCCCGGGAGCCAAGCTCGTGCTCCAACTGGACGAACCGGCGCTGCCCGGCGTGTTGCGCGGCACCGTCCCGACCGCCAGCGGCTTCGGCCGGCTGCGCTCGGTGGAGGAGCCGGCCGCGCGGGACCTGCTGCGCCGGGTGATCGAGACCGCGGCGCCGGACAGCCCGGTCGTCGTGCACTGCTGCGCCCCGGACGTCCCGTTCGCCACGCTGCGCGGCGCCGGCGCCTCCGCCGTCTCGGTGGACTGGTCGCTGCTGACGACCCGCCAGGACGAGGAGCTCGCCGAGCTGGTCGAGGCCGGCGTCATGCTCTACGCGGGCGTCGTCCCGGCGCTGGACCCGGTCTCCAGCGTGCCGCCGGGCTACCAGAAGTTCGTCGACGAGATCCTCGCGCTGCGCCGGATCGGCCTGCCGCCCCGTCAGATCGCCGGCGCCGTCGTGGTCACGCCGTCCTGCGGCCTGGCCGGCGCGAGCCCGCAGTGGGCGGCGCGGGCGCAGCGGCTGTGCCTGGACGCGGCGCAGGCGCTCGCCGACGTGGAGTGA